A portion of the Chryseobacterium tructae genome contains these proteins:
- a CDS encoding serine hydrolase domain-containing protein encodes MKSSSTLAYHKATDSLDLEINKIYQQGNFNGFSVSIVNDESTLYQKGFGYSDVKEKKPYTINTIQNIASISKTLVGISLLKAQELGKLNLDEPIQKYLPFKIVNPNFPQKSITIRQLATHTSSILDNEFYLSKNYFLKPDQNLNGAKLNFDDEQVFNPSDSLITMSVFLENVLSEHGKWNTNSFSSHQPGTMYEYSNVGTALAAFIIERATGQEFSMFTKKYILKPLQMNDSGWKYEDIQFSKFSRLYENPETVLPYYLSATYPDGGFITNSNDLSKYLTELIKGYNGKGTILSQKSYKEYFTPQLSAASFTERNTQNPYSESYNVGIFIGFGYTGYIGHTGGDPGVMSMLFFDPKNNLGRIMVFNTNFSDKKGNDAFYGIWNVLEKYQNHFRK; translated from the coding sequence ATGAAAAGCAGCTCAACATTGGCTTATCATAAGGCTACAGATTCTTTAGATCTGGAGATCAATAAAATATATCAACAAGGGAATTTTAATGGTTTTTCTGTTTCCATCGTTAATGATGAATCAACTCTTTATCAGAAGGGGTTTGGATATTCAGATGTGAAGGAAAAGAAACCTTATACCATTAATACCATTCAAAATATAGCCTCTATTTCCAAAACATTGGTTGGAATTTCCCTTTTGAAGGCTCAGGAATTGGGAAAACTAAATCTGGATGAGCCAATACAGAAATATTTACCATTTAAGATTGTTAATCCTAATTTCCCTCAAAAATCTATTACCATACGCCAACTGGCAACGCATACTTCTTCTATTTTGGATAATGAATTCTATTTATCTAAAAACTACTTTCTAAAACCCGATCAAAATCTAAATGGAGCAAAGCTTAATTTTGATGATGAACAGGTATTCAACCCTTCAGATTCGCTCATTACAATGTCTGTCTTTTTAGAAAATGTATTATCTGAACATGGAAAATGGAATACAAACAGTTTTTCCTCCCATCAACCGGGAACAATGTATGAATATTCCAATGTAGGAACGGCTTTAGCAGCTTTTATCATAGAGCGGGCAACTGGTCAGGAGTTCAGTATGTTTACCAAAAAATATATTCTGAAACCCTTACAAATGAATGATTCAGGATGGAAATATGAAGACATTCAATTTTCAAAGTTCTCCAGGCTTTATGAAAATCCTGAAACAGTACTTCCCTATTATCTTTCTGCAACCTATCCTGATGGTGGATTTATCACTAATAGTAATGATTTAAGTAAATATTTGACTGAGCTCATCAAAGGATATAACGGAAAGGGAACCATTCTGAGCCAGAAAAGCTATAAAGAATACTTCACACCACAACTTTCTGCCGCTAGTTTTACAGAAAGAAATACTCAGAATCCTTACAGCGAATCTTATAATGTGGGAATATTTATTGGATTTGGCTATACAGGCTATATTGGCCACACGGGTGGAGATCCGGGTGTAATGTCTATGCTATTTTTTGATCCTAAAAATAATCTGGGGAGAATAATGGTTTTTAATACCAATTTCTCGGATAAGAAAGGAAATGATGCTTTTTATGGGATATGGAATGTGTTGGAGAAATATCAGAATCATTTCCGGAAATAG
- a CDS encoding sulfite exporter TauE/SafE family protein, which produces MVITRKIQIRLNILFVTIALGSIALFSLYELGYFDELQQVLAKDHYIFYWMLLVGVFAEIVAGSMGMGYGVICTTTLMFLNIPPHIVSASIHSAESFTTAAGSISHIKLKNVSKSLVKKLAIPAVIGAIIGAVSLTYFGEYYAKITKTIIAFYTLYLGFQILSNAFKDKQSKALKRKTNLTRLGVIGGFIDSFAGGGWGPLVTGTLIKNAFTPRFAVGSSTVAKFILTITAATTFFLTLGIQHWNIILGLLIGGIITAPFSAMLTAKLPVKKMFIVIGVLVIVMSSITIYKSALS; this is translated from the coding sequence ATGGTCATTACAAGAAAGATTCAGATAAGGCTTAATATATTGTTTGTAACGATTGCTTTAGGATCAATTGCTCTTTTTTCGCTGTATGAATTGGGATATTTTGATGAATTGCAACAGGTTTTGGCGAAGGATCATTATATTTTTTATTGGATGCTTCTGGTGGGTGTTTTCGCAGAAATTGTAGCCGGATCAATGGGGATGGGCTATGGCGTTATCTGTACAACGACTTTAATGTTTCTGAATATTCCTCCTCATATTGTAAGTGCAAGTATTCATTCTGCAGAAAGTTTTACCACAGCAGCAGGAAGTATAAGTCATATTAAGCTTAAAAATGTAAGCAAAAGTCTGGTGAAAAAATTAGCTATTCCGGCAGTTATTGGAGCAATTATTGGAGCAGTAAGTCTTACCTATTTTGGCGAATATTATGCAAAGATTACCAAAACGATCATTGCTTTCTATACCTTATACCTTGGATTCCAAATTCTTTCCAATGCTTTTAAAGATAAACAAAGTAAAGCTCTTAAAAGGAAAACCAATCTTACAAGACTTGGAGTGATTGGAGGATTCATAGATTCCTTTGCAGGAGGAGGCTGGGGGCCATTAGTAACTGGAACTCTTATCAAAAATGCATTTACTCCAAGATTTGCAGTAGGAAGTTCCACTGTTGCCAAGTTTATCCTGACCATAACAGCCGCCACTACCTTTTTTCTAACCCTTGGAATTCAGCACTGGAATATTATTTTAGGGCTTCTGATCGGAGGAATTATTACGGCTCCTTTTTCCGCAATGCTTACTGCAAAGCTTCCTGTGAAAAAAATGTTTATTGTTATTGGAGTATTGGTGATTGTAATGAGTTCTATAACTATTTATAAATCAGCACTCAGTTGA
- a CDS encoding phosphatidylinositol-specific phospholipase C, producing the protein MSNLKMVITDHSISSGQPWENTLDIIQKSGNTWEIDVQAGRHGTDTVAQWFKSKISGGDAIGCSSNDALPGKLNFAFTCILSFDYQNRHCELHDIQIGQGHNSKSENNWWIGSRNIKKISGTYILKTDGNTYFNCNVSVSGVNQFYLKLNGSEWMSKLNQNVSLKALSIPGTHDSGTYKISSASFGARCQNYDIRQQLENGIRFLDIRLVNSSNSSDPLDLYHGIISCGVTFGNVLDACQSFLKDHPSETILMSVNNEKSGQDISDNFIKYLKKYNTLYFQGNAIPSLNEAKGKILFLYRFDLNVGNSGIDKNKVGVRFGAWKDNTTFETTNANGQKFYIEDNYESYDTHQKVKYVQENLERAMQINAPNDAILYVSFNSIAYGVFHHTPYQYAWGGSGVDPAMNPWLKQYTQYSGKKRLGIIPLDFYNNGGGNPIENGLVDNIIQSNH; encoded by the coding sequence GTGAGTAATTTAAAGATGGTTATTACAGATCATAGCATTTCCTCAGGGCAGCCCTGGGAAAATACACTAGATATTATTCAAAAATCAGGAAATACCTGGGAAATTGATGTTCAGGCCGGAAGACACGGTACCGATACGGTGGCCCAATGGTTTAAGAGTAAAATATCTGGCGGTGATGCTATAGGTTGCAGCTCTAATGATGCTTTACCAGGGAAACTGAACTTTGCGTTTACCTGTATTTTATCCTTTGATTATCAAAACAGACATTGTGAATTACATGATATTCAGATCGGGCAGGGACATAATTCAAAATCGGAAAACAATTGGTGGATTGGAAGCCGAAACATTAAAAAGATATCAGGAACTTATATTTTAAAAACAGATGGAAATACCTATTTCAACTGTAATGTTTCAGTATCTGGTGTTAACCAGTTTTATCTTAAATTAAATGGCTCGGAATGGATGAGTAAGCTGAATCAAAACGTTTCTCTCAAAGCTTTAAGTATTCCGGGAACCCATGATTCGGGAACGTATAAAATCTCTTCTGCATCATTCGGTGCAAGATGTCAGAACTATGATATTAGACAACAGCTGGAAAACGGGATTCGTTTTCTGGATATCCGGCTTGTGAATTCATCCAATTCTTCTGATCCATTAGATCTCTATCACGGAATTATTTCTTGTGGAGTCACCTTTGGGAATGTATTGGATGCCTGCCAGTCATTTTTAAAAGATCATCCGTCTGAAACTATTTTAATGTCTGTAAACAATGAGAAAAGCGGGCAGGATATTTCTGATAACTTCATCAAATACCTTAAAAAATACAATACACTTTACTTTCAGGGAAACGCGATTCCCAGCTTGAATGAAGCCAAAGGAAAAATTCTCTTTTTATACAGGTTTGATTTGAATGTCGGCAACTCGGGGATTGATAAAAATAAAGTAGGAGTGAGGTTTGGAGCCTGGAAGGATAATACAACTTTTGAAACTACGAATGCCAATGGGCAAAAATTCTATATTGAGGATAATTATGAAAGCTATGATACCCATCAAAAGGTAAAATATGTACAGGAAAATCTGGAACGGGCTATGCAGATAAATGCTCCTAATGATGCGATCCTCTATGTGAGTTTTAATAGTATTGCTTATGGAGTCTTTCATCATACGCCTTACCAATACGCATGGGGCGGATCAGGAGTTGATCCGGCTATGAATCCGTGGCTGAAACAGTATACCCAATATTCTGGAAAGAAGAGATTGGGAATTATTCCGCTTGATTTTTATAATAATGGAGGCGGAAACCCGATTGAAAACGGATTAGTAGACAATATTATCCAATCCAATCATTGA
- a CDS encoding ABC transporter permease yields MIAILKKELWSYFGNWSAWVIIAAFSLIATLFLFFFDNDSNIFEIGAASLQSYFVLVPWLLMFIIPALSMKTFAEEQQTGTLNWLFSQPLKVSELVGGKFLSVWIVGVLCLIPSLIYLYTVYVLGVPEGNIDMGMTFGSYIGLIILIAAFSGVGILASSLSQNQIMAYLLGVFICFIMYFGIEQLASYKLLGGADFILQNIGFYQHFLGFTRGIIDFKDVAYFILVIGASLVLSNHFINKKK; encoded by the coding sequence ATGATTGCAATTTTAAAGAAAGAACTTTGGAGTTACTTTGGAAACTGGAGTGCATGGGTAATTATTGCCGCCTTCAGTTTGATCGCCACTCTTTTTCTGTTCTTTTTCGACAACGATTCAAATATTTTTGAGATCGGAGCAGCTTCGCTGCAGAGCTATTTTGTGCTGGTTCCATGGCTTTTAATGTTCATTATTCCCGCACTTTCCATGAAAACTTTTGCTGAAGAGCAGCAAACGGGAACATTAAACTGGTTGTTTTCACAGCCGTTAAAGGTTTCAGAATTGGTAGGGGGAAAATTTCTATCTGTATGGATTGTTGGGGTTTTATGCCTGATTCCATCATTAATTTATCTGTATACAGTTTATGTGCTGGGAGTTCCGGAAGGTAATATTGATATGGGGATGACCTTTGGAAGTTATATTGGGCTGATTATTTTAATCGCTGCTTTTTCCGGAGTTGGAATTTTAGCTTCTTCTTTATCTCAGAATCAGATTATGGCTTATTTGTTGGGAGTTTTCATTTGCTTTATTATGTATTTTGGTATCGAACAGCTGGCGAGTTATAAACTCTTAGGTGGTGCAGATTTTATCCTTCAGAATATAGGGTTTTACCAACATTTTCTTGGGTTTACAAGAGGAATTATCGATTTCAAGGATGTTGCTTATTTTATTCTGGTAATCGGTGCATCCCTAGTATTGTCTAATCATTTTATTAACAAAAAGAAGTAG
- a CDS encoding RrF2 family transcriptional regulator — translation MLSKKSQYAFKALSYLVEKRNEGPVLISEIAEHKKIPLKFLENILLELKKAEILDSKKGKGGGYFLKENPENVKLAKIIRLVNGPIAMLPCVSLNFYEKCEDCNEDHCGLHDVLIEVRDASLNILEKKTLMDLVD, via the coding sequence ATGCTATCAAAAAAATCTCAATATGCGTTTAAGGCACTTTCATATCTTGTAGAAAAAAGAAATGAAGGCCCGGTTCTTATTTCCGAAATTGCGGAACACAAAAAGATACCCTTAAAGTTTTTAGAAAACATTCTGCTTGAACTGAAAAAAGCGGAGATCCTTGACAGTAAGAAAGGAAAAGGAGGGGGATATTTCTTGAAAGAAAATCCTGAAAATGTGAAGTTAGCCAAAATCATTCGTCTTGTGAATGGCCCCATTGCGATGCTTCCATGCGTAAGTCTGAACTTCTACGAAAAATGTGAAGACTGCAACGAAGATCACTGTGGCTTACATGATGTATTGATTGAAGTCCGGGATGCTTCACTGAATATTCTTGAGAAAAAAACTTTAATGGATCTGGTCGATTGA
- a CDS encoding CopD family protein, which yields MLYTIIKALHIIFMVSYFAGVFYLVRIFVYYKDTDEFPEEKKKILREQYTFMARRLWNIITVPAGVIMAICGLVMIFLNPGLMKMGWFHLKLTFLIGLAIYHYWCWKKVLQLKALNGNTLETANIKLRQANEIATFILFLVVFTVILKSMVLEYWWQLIAGFFVLVFLIMMTVKLVNKNKKNK from the coding sequence ATGCTTTATACAATCATCAAAGCGCTGCACATTATTTTTATGGTAAGCTACTTTGCGGGAGTCTTTTATCTCGTAAGAATCTTTGTTTATTATAAGGATACCGACGAATTTCCTGAAGAAAAGAAGAAAATTCTGAGGGAGCAGTATACATTTATGGCCAGAAGGCTGTGGAATATTATCACCGTGCCTGCCGGAGTGATCATGGCAATATGTGGATTGGTTATGATCTTTTTAAATCCGGGACTGATGAAGATGGGATGGTTTCATTTGAAGCTTACCTTCCTGATCGGGCTTGCCATTTATCATTATTGGTGCTGGAAAAAAGTGCTACAATTAAAAGCATTAAATGGCAATACTTTGGAAACGGCCAACATCAAATTGAGACAGGCCAATGAAATAGCGACCTTTATTTTATTTCTGGTGGTGTTTACCGTAATTCTAAAATCTATGGTACTTGAGTACTGGTGGCAATTAATTGCAGGATTTTTCGTTCTTGTATTTCTGATTATGATGACCGTAAAACTTGTTAATAAGAATAAAAAAAACAAATAA
- a CDS encoding helix-turn-helix domain-containing protein — protein MEKLRNLRKQRGYTQEYMSKIISTDVSNYSRKENDEVRIYDDEWEKLAKALDVPVEEIKEEKKTAIVHNNHDNTTFNDNAGSYLTTSIVFPILLLKIYRVILRFWKNK, from the coding sequence ATGGAAAAGCTAAGAAATCTAAGAAAGCAAAGAGGGTACACCCAAGAATATATGTCTAAAATCATCTCGACAGATGTTTCAAACTACTCTCGAAAAGAGAATGACGAAGTAAGAATATACGATGATGAATGGGAAAAGCTTGCAAAAGCACTTGATGTTCCTGTAGAAGAGATAAAAGAGGAAAAGAAAACAGCAATAGTTCATAATAACCATGACAATACTACTTTCAATGACAATGCTGGTAGTTATTTAACCACTTCCATAGTATTCCCAATTCTATTGTTGAAAATTTACAGAGTTATATTAAGATTCTGGAAGAACAAGTAG
- a CDS encoding T9SS type A sorting domain-containing protein, producing MKKLLFSIAMLATGFAFGQINLVHSFPANEDAAVYINDNQLQYCTQVIDQPIIKIYGQNYNYIKTLNITMPAGYEWMIFNAGLDYQVSKNIFNSDDKLEFIVYFHKSGTPDSKLKIIDEDGTIIKDFPGTYRVEYTKIYHDPIDNTNKIKLLNETTQQTEIYSLPTTVLANKEIMTVKNKLAAFPIPAKTTLKINNPQNNANKVEVFDTTGKLVINQSFSNHDDLITLNVQNLANGLYIYKIGDLSSKFIKE from the coding sequence ATGAAAAAACTTTTATTTTCGATCGCTATGCTAGCGACAGGATTTGCTTTTGGGCAAATAAATTTAGTACACTCTTTTCCAGCCAATGAAGATGCTGCCGTCTACATTAATGACAATCAATTACAGTATTGTACACAAGTAATAGATCAACCTATCATAAAAATTTACGGACAAAACTACAATTATATCAAAACGCTCAATATCACAATGCCAGCAGGCTATGAATGGATGATTTTTAATGCTGGTTTAGATTACCAGGTTTCTAAAAATATATTCAATTCGGATGACAAACTGGAGTTTATCGTTTATTTCCACAAAAGCGGCACCCCTGATTCGAAGCTAAAAATCATTGACGAAGATGGTACCATTATCAAAGATTTCCCTGGAACCTACAGAGTTGAATACACCAAAATCTATCATGACCCTATAGATAACACCAACAAGATAAAACTCCTTAACGAGACTACTCAACAAACAGAAATTTATTCATTACCTACTACAGTTCTTGCGAACAAAGAGATTATGACAGTAAAGAATAAATTAGCTGCCTTTCCTATTCCTGCTAAAACTACATTAAAAATCAATAATCCTCAAAACAATGCTAATAAAGTTGAAGTTTTTGATACAACAGGAAAATTGGTGATTAATCAGTCTTTTTCCAACCATGATGATCTTATTACTCTGAATGTACAAAACCTAGCTAATGGTCTTTACATTTATAAAATCGGAGATCTAAGTTCTAAGTTTATCAAAGAGTAA
- a CDS encoding DUF2314 domain-containing protein, giving the protein MENNPIFWADGDDPQMIAAYKKAQETFKYFWREQSWEYRRIIPGLDVSCVKALFSDTTETGETIVEHMWINDVGFDGERVTGYLINEPNTLKNVQVGDYIDIPLTEISDWLFAITPSVKQPKGLSKLFSSSADPLPKAYGGFTIQKMRSDMSASERKDHDDAWQLDFGDFNDILVVNNQKEEPENLIEHPMSRNMKDDFVKFLQEYPDEIKQIDENGQTLLHRETIAGNLTTIQTALEAGADKTIQSKTGKTALDYAKQLNWTHLIPVLENY; this is encoded by the coding sequence ATGGAAAACAATCCTATTTTTTGGGCAGATGGAGATGACCCACAAATGATTGCAGCGTACAAGAAAGCACAGGAAACTTTTAAATATTTTTGGCGCGAACAATCCTGGGAATACAGAAGAATCATTCCGGGGCTTGATGTATCATGTGTAAAAGCTCTTTTTTCAGATACAACAGAAACAGGAGAAACTATCGTTGAGCACATGTGGATCAATGATGTTGGTTTTGACGGTGAGCGTGTAACAGGATATCTGATCAATGAGCCCAACACCTTGAAAAATGTTCAGGTTGGAGATTATATTGACATTCCGCTTACTGAGATCAGTGACTGGCTTTTTGCGATCACTCCCAGTGTAAAGCAGCCTAAAGGTCTTTCTAAATTATTCTCATCCTCTGCAGACCCTCTTCCGAAAGCGTATGGTGGCTTTACCATTCAAAAGATGCGTTCAGATATGTCTGCTTCGGAAAGAAAAGATCATGATGATGCATGGCAGCTGGATTTCGGAGACTTCAATGATATCCTTGTGGTGAATAATCAGAAGGAAGAGCCTGAAAACCTTATCGAACATCCGATGAGCAGAAACATGAAAGATGATTTTGTCAAATTCTTACAGGAATACCCTGATGAGATTAAACAGATCGATGAAAATGGACAAACGCTTCTTCACAGAGAAACCATCGCCGGAAACTTGACCACAATACAAACCGCTTTGGAAGCAGGAGCTGATAAAACAATTCAATCCAAAACAGGAAAAACGGCGCTAGATTATGCAAAACAGTTGAATTGGACACATCTTATTCCGGTATTGGAAAATTATTAA
- the gldG gene encoding gliding motility-associated ABC transporter substrate-binding protein GldG yields the protein MKKINAKSPLGIFLIAIIPLVIILTYSGIRLDLTKEKRYTLSESTIKVLESVKKPLTVEVYLEGDFPASFKQLQGETKFMLEEFRKINPKIDFKFIDPIKTKMSQDTLMAMGMQPSILPDIKDGKISQITLFPYAVIKYDKDGVSIPLVVQQAGIDADQQLTRSIEGLEYNLVSNIKNIATDKKKKIGILVNQDELSPDEFQGFVHLAMENYDAGPIIPKNQVELTAADVPLLKQMSALVIAKPRKAFTDNEKVILDQYIMNGGKTLWMIDAVNAEMDTLTRSKKVMPFPVDINMTDFFFNYGLRINNALVKDVKKFALLRLVTGEVSGNPQYTSLPWPYFPLGIAENNNPVTKNINPVKFEFPTSIDTLGGRKNIKTKVLFESSERTLLKQVPNYVDLKEIATVDSLGQMEKPSTPKIFAVALEGKFNSAYASRIERKSYPGFKAESPENKMIVIADGDIGRNKVIKGKPLPLGVDMLTNEQFGNEQFLRNALDYLLDDSNLMELRNRNIEERLLDRHRIEEERTTWQWLNLLLPLIIIGLIGGLFFWLRKKKFG from the coding sequence ATGAAGAAGATCAATGCTAAATCTCCATTGGGAATTTTCTTAATTGCCATTATTCCTTTGGTGATCATTCTTACCTATTCAGGAATCAGACTGGATTTAACCAAAGAAAAAAGATATACGCTTTCTGAAAGCACTATTAAAGTATTGGAATCGGTTAAAAAACCTTTAACCGTAGAAGTGTACCTTGAAGGTGATTTTCCGGCGAGCTTTAAACAACTTCAGGGAGAAACTAAATTTATGCTGGAGGAATTCAGAAAAATTAACCCGAAGATCGATTTCAAATTCATCGACCCTATTAAAACAAAGATGTCTCAGGATACTTTGATGGCAATGGGAATGCAGCCCTCAATCCTTCCGGATATAAAGGATGGAAAAATTTCACAAATCACACTTTTCCCGTATGCAGTTATAAAATATGATAAAGACGGAGTTTCTATTCCGCTGGTTGTACAGCAAGCAGGTATTGATGCAGATCAGCAATTAACAAGATCCATCGAAGGTCTTGAATATAACCTGGTGTCCAACATTAAAAATATTGCAACTGATAAAAAGAAAAAAATTGGAATCTTGGTTAATCAGGACGAACTGAGCCCTGATGAATTTCAAGGATTTGTGCATCTTGCAATGGAAAATTATGACGCAGGACCTATTATTCCTAAAAACCAAGTTGAGCTTACTGCCGCAGATGTACCTTTATTGAAGCAAATGAGTGCTCTCGTGATTGCAAAGCCAAGAAAAGCTTTTACAGACAATGAAAAGGTAATTCTTGACCAATATATCATGAACGGTGGCAAAACGCTCTGGATGATTGATGCCGTAAATGCTGAAATGGATACACTGACAAGATCTAAAAAAGTAATGCCTTTCCCTGTGGATATCAATATGACTGATTTCTTCTTCAACTACGGATTAAGAATCAACAATGCATTGGTAAAAGATGTAAAGAAATTTGCTTTATTAAGACTGGTAACAGGAGAAGTGAGCGGAAACCCACAATATACAAGTTTGCCATGGCCTTATTTCCCTCTTGGAATTGCTGAAAATAATAATCCGGTTACTAAAAATATCAACCCTGTAAAATTCGAATTTCCTACTTCTATTGATACATTGGGAGGAAGAAAGAATATCAAAACAAAAGTTCTTTTCGAATCCAGTGAAAGAACATTGCTGAAACAGGTTCCGAATTATGTTGATCTGAAGGAAATTGCCACGGTAGACAGCTTAGGACAAATGGAAAAACCAAGCACTCCTAAGATTTTCGCAGTAGCACTGGAAGGTAAATTTAATTCTGCTTATGCTTCAAGGATTGAAAGAAAATCTTATCCTGGCTTTAAAGCGGAAAGTCCTGAAAATAAAATGATCGTGATTGCAGATGGAGATATAGGACGAAATAAAGTCATCAAAGGAAAACCGCTTCCATTGGGAGTAGACATGCTGACGAACGAGCAGTTCGGAAATGAACAGTTCCTTAGAAACGCCCTTGATTATCTATTGGATGACAGCAATCTAATGGAATTGAGAAACAGAAATATCGAAGAAAGACTTCTCGACAGGCATAGAATAGAAGAAGAAAGAACCACTTGGCAATGGCTGAATTTATTACTCCCATTGATTATTATTGGTCTTATCGGAGGATTGTTCTTCTGGCTGAGAAAGAAGAAATTTGGATAA
- a CDS encoding DUF4268 domain-containing protein, with the protein MFSKQEAQQLKKEFWTAFGKSFPRKWILYDTKIKDMAFKFSADNKKVEVSLDIEMKDEMFRDAYYNKIWSLEDILKDFIGDFQKEEHFTLENGKVISRIWVEKNGVSIFNKNTWQEIFEFFVDKMDGFERFYYEYEDFIKDI; encoded by the coding sequence ATGTTCAGTAAACAAGAAGCACAACAACTAAAAAAGGAATTTTGGACAGCTTTTGGAAAATCTTTTCCAAGAAAATGGATCCTGTATGACACTAAGATCAAGGATATGGCTTTTAAATTTTCTGCCGATAACAAAAAAGTAGAAGTTTCTCTTGATATCGAAATGAAAGATGAGATGTTCCGCGATGCCTACTATAATAAAATATGGTCTTTAGAGGATATTTTAAAGGATTTCATTGGAGATTTCCAGAAAGAAGAGCATTTTACATTAGAAAATGGAAAGGTTATCAGCAGGATTTGGGTCGAAAAAAATGGTGTTTCAATTTTCAACAAAAACACATGGCAGGAAATTTTTGAATTCTTCGTCGACAAAATGGATGGATTTGAAAGATTTTATTACGAATATGAGGATTTTATAAAGGACATATAA
- a CDS encoding putative quinol monooxygenase has protein sequence MNLHIIALFKFNENYLMEAVELFQNLVKETRKEEGCLQYDLVEDKDNKGTFFLIELWESVDHHNRHNGQDHLLDFRKDASKIMESGAEVYKGFKIY, from the coding sequence ATGAACTTACATATCATTGCACTTTTTAAGTTTAATGAAAATTATTTGATGGAAGCAGTAGAGCTTTTTCAAAATCTGGTAAAAGAGACAAGAAAAGAAGAAGGCTGTCTGCAGTATGATCTTGTTGAAGATAAAGATAACAAAGGTACATTCTTCCTGATTGAACTTTGGGAAAGTGTAGATCATCACAACAGACACAACGGACAGGATCATTTATTGGATTTTCGTAAGGATGCTTCCAAGATCATGGAAAGTGGAGCGGAAGTTTACAAAGGATTTAAAATCTATTAA